A region of the Oncorhynchus gorbuscha isolate QuinsamMale2020 ecotype Even-year linkage group LG02, OgorEven_v1.0, whole genome shotgun sequence genome:
CTAGAGAGATGTGAGTGAGTAGGGGGTTCTGTGTCTGGAGAGATGTGAGTGAGTAGGGGGTTCTGTGTTTAGAGAGATGTGAGTGAGTAGGGGGTTCTGTGTCTGGAGAGATGTGAGTGAGTAGGGGGTTCTCTGTCTAGAGAGATGTGAGTGAGTAGGGGGTTCTGTGTCTGGAGAGATGTGAGTGAGTAGGGGGTTCTGTGTCTGGAGAGATGTGAGTGAGTAGGGGGTTCTCTGTCTAGAGAGATGTGAGTGAGTAGGGGGTTCTGTGTTTAGAGAGATGTGAGTGAGTAGGGGGTTCTCTGTCTAGAGAGATGTGAGTGAGTAGGGGGTTCTGTGTCTGGAGAGATGTGAGTGAGTTGGGAGGCTCTCTGTCTAGAGAAATGTGAGTGAGTAGGTGGTTCTGTGTCTAGAGAAATGTGAGTGAGTAGGGGGTTCTCTGTCTAGAGAAATGTGAGTGAGTAGGGGGTTCTGTGTCTGGAGAGATGTGAGTGAGTAGAGGGTTCTGTGTCTGGGGAGATGTGAGTGAGTAGGGGGTTATCTGTCTAGAGAGATGTGAGTGAGTAGAGGGTTCTGTGTCTGGAGAGATGTGAGTGAGTAGGGGGTTCTCTGTCTAGATAGATGTGAGTGAGTAGGGGTTCTGTGTCTGGAGAGATGTGAGTGAGTAGGGGGTTCTCTGTCTAGATAGATGTGAGTGAGTAGGGGGTTCTCTTTCTAGAGAGATGTGAGTGAGTAGGGGGTTCTGTGTCTGGAGAGATGTGAGTGAGTAGGGGGTTATCTGTCTAGATAGATGTGAGTGAGTAGGGGGTTCTGTGTCTGGAGAGATGTGAGTGAGTAGGGGGTTCTCTGTCTAGAGAGATGTGAGTGAGTAGGGGGTTCTCTGTCTAGAGAGATGTGAGTGAGTAGGGGGTTCTGTGTCTAGAGAGATGTGAGTGAGTAGGGGGTTCTGTGTCTGGAGAGATGTGAGTGAGTTGGGGGTTCTGTGTCTGGAGAGATGTGAGTGAGTAGGGGGTTCTGTGTCTGGAGAGATGTGAGTGAGTTGGGAGGCTCTCTGTCTAGAGAAATGTGAGTGAGTAGGTGGTTCTGTGTCTAGAGAGATGTGAGTGAGTAGGGGGTTCTGTGTCTGGAGAGATGTGAGTGAGTAGGGGGTTCTGTGTCTGGAGAGATGTGAGTGAGTTGGGAGGCTCTCTGTCTAGAGAAATGTGAGTGAGTAGGTGGTTATGTGTCTAGAGAGATGTGAGTGAGTAGGGGGTTCTGTGTCTGGAGAGATGTGAGTGAGTAGGGGGTTCTGTGTTTAGAGAGATGTGAGTGAGTAGGGGGTTCTGTGTCTGGAGAGATGTAGGGGTTCTGTGTCTGTCTAGAGAGATGTGAGTGAGTAGGGGGTTCTGTGTCTGGAGAGATGTGAGTGAGTAGGGGGTTCTGTGTCTGGAGAGATGTGAGTGAGTAGGCGGTTCTGTGTCTAGAGAAATGTGAGTGAGTAGGGGGTTCTGTGTCTGGAGAGATGTGAGTGAGTAGGGGGTTCTGTGTCTGGGGAGCTGTGAGTGAGTAGGGGGTTCTGTGTctggagagatgtgaatgagTAGGGGGTTCTGTGTCTGGAGAGATGTGAGTGAGTAGGGGGTTCTGTGTCTGGAGAGATGTGAGTGAGTAGGCGGTTCTGTGTTTAGAGAGATGTGAGTGAGTAGGGGGTTCTCTGTCTAGAGAAATGTGAGTGAGTAGGGGGTTCTGTGtctagagagatgggagagagtagGGGGTTCTGTGTCTGGAGAGATGTGAGTGAGTAGGGGGTTCTGTGTCTGGGGAGCTGTGAGTGAGTAGGGGGTTCTGTGGCTGGAGAGATGTGAGTGAGTAGGGGGTTCTGTGTCTGGAGAGATGTGAGTGAGTAGGGGGTTCTGTGTCTGGGGAGCTATGAGTGAGTAGGGGGTTCTGTGTCTGGAGAGATGTGAGTGAGTAGGGGGTTCTGTGTCTGGAGAGATGTGAGTGAGTAGGGGGTTCTGTGTTTAGAGAGATGTGAGTGAGTAGGGGGTTCTCTGTCTAGAGAAATATGAGTGAGTAGGGGGTTCTGTGtctagagagatgggagagagtagGGGTTCTGTGTCTGGAGAGATGTGAGTGAGTAGGGGGTTCTCTGTCTGGAGAGATGTGAGTGAGTAGGGGGTACTCTGTCTAGAGAGATGTGAGTGAGTAGGGGGTTCTCTGTCTAGAGAGATGTGAGTGAGTAGGGGGTTCTGTGTCTGGAGAGATGATAGTGAGTAGCGGGTTCTCTGTCTAGAGAGATGTGAGTGAGTAAGGGGTTCTGTGTCTGGAGAGATGTGAGTGAGTAAGGGGTTCTGTGTCTCTGAGATGCTTTCATTAAGCCCCATCCATGGAGAGGCTGTAGTCTGAGAGGGGCTGTAGTCTTTACCAATGGTAAAGTAGATCTAGTAGATCTAGACCCGCTCCTCCAGTCAGTTGCAGGTGTCTAATGATGATAGATTGTTACAATTAACTAGGTTTTCATCTCCCACTCACTGAACAAAGCCTCTAAGTTTTGCAATGAGacaagagatgaaagagagacaacagatgGAAATGCAAGAGCGTGATGTTGATTTGTAATGTACCTCATTTGAAACTGCCATACCCCTACTACACCAACAGTATAAGAACTTACAGGTGGTCATCATAGGCCTTTCAAATAGCAGCACATGGCGTTGGTGAAGGCTGCATGCATGTATTCATGATTACAGCCATGGCCTACTTCCAACTGAGTGCACAGAGGTCTCAGCAAGGCCCCCTCTCTGAGGAGCAGCAGGCCTGCAGAAATACCACAGGAGACATTGAGTAGAAAACAAACATTTACAGTTTTAGTCTTTTTAAAAGAGGGCAATTGCATCTTCTCTTCTAATTACTGTATAGGCCTGTTGAAGTAACTGAGTATCATCCAGGGTCAAACCGCTAGAGCGGTTTTGAATCACTTGATgacagttgcagagagaggaaTCCATCAAATATTGAAATTGAAGGTAAGTTCTTTTAAATATGAAGGTACCACCCCTCTCAGATGTAATGTGGCATATTGGGCAGAACACCCATTTACAATGACTGCTGGGACTTCCAAATCCAGAGTGAACTTGTATCTAACAAAGTAGTAGCAGTACTATCTTTTGTTTTGAAATGTAGGCTTAGTAGTTATCTTGAACATATTGTGAAGTTATTCCAAACATGGTCTATTTGGGTACTGTGTGCAATCTTGGCTTCTAAAATCAATAGTGCTTTTCAGCCTTATCCATGAGAAAGTATCGCTAGGCCAAATTATTTGTGAATCGGGGGCTCAATAATTGCCTTGTTCGCCCCTAACACTTCTATCCAAGATAACTATTCTACTCTTGTATGAGATGTAGAATAACACTTAACAGACATTAACACAGACTACACTACAAAAAGAAAAGGTTCCTGGAGTATCATTTAagggttcttcaaattgaaactgtggggaACCCCCTATACGTTCTTTCAAAGACCCCTTTTAAGAACCCCTTTCTGTTGTTCTGTACAagactgttaacccactgttccctggtaggtcatcaatttaaataagaatttgttcttaactgacttgatttTAGTGGCAAAGCAGAATAAACTAAATCTAAATATGAGGTAAACTTCCCGCAGTATATCTATCCTCTGacgtgttgatgttctccgtatccatagcCAGAAGGATTTTACAGTGCATGGTGATCAACCAGGTTTCCTGTTATCTTCATCACAATCTGTGAATCCAAAAAAATACTAATTAAACAAATGCACATTATACAAAACATGCACATGACAGTATTCATACCTTGGTTTTGTGATGAACGTGAATGAAAAAAACCTGTTTTGATAAAGGTTTTCATACATATACAttgtccataatgtagaggcctCTGGGATATTCATTGACGAGGTAAGGGAGAAGGATGGTTAATGTGATCTGTATAACATACCAATACCAAATGACATACCTTTGTATGCCTCCTCATCGCAGACACAAAagtgagcagttcagtcatctgcacccaatacagccttcaacatattcttatagcctttatATTCTTACCTCTTTATTGATTGATATCTAAAACAAGATACATTTAAATCATACAAGGGACAAACCGTACCTTGAATTGAGGAGATCTTTACATGTTTCAGTTGGGCAGTTAGTTTCCTGCAGGAACCCACACCAACTAAGGAGGTTCCCCACCTCCTATTTGGTTCTTGGAATAACCTTTCGGGGGCAATTTTCAGTGCAAAGAACCCAAAGGTTCTTCgaagaacccttgttgaaccCCTCATTTTTAGATTGTTTGGTACGTTGAGTTTCAACAAACTTCAACAAAGAATGCCAAAACGTGCACGTGCAGCAAACCATAGTGGCGCGTCGCCGTTCAAGATGCCAGTGAGCGGGTGGAGCTGTCCGTGGTTCTGAAACATGGAGCGTTTTATTTCGGAGCGTCGAACATACAGCGAGTGGCGCTGTTGCATATTTATCAGAAAGTTGAAGTTAACAGTTAAGGCAGTAGCTGTAAGCAACACCAGACCTTTCAATTGCAGTGCAAATTGATACTGTTTAGTAGGCCTATTTATTTTTGATTATCATGGCTTACTCTGGTTGACAACCCGTACAGCCCATTCTATCCGAGTCTGAAATTGTTTACGTTTTAAATACTCACGAAAACCTCCCATGGACTGAGCTACTGGAGAAATGATCGCACTCGGATTGGGTGTTGGCTTTTGAAACGTAGTCTTGTTAGGCTCATTTTCAGTTGGCACACGACTAACCTATACTGTAATTCTATCAGAGGTCGAAATAAAAAATGTGAAAGGTGGATTTCAGTATATTCAATATATATTTCAGTATATTCCTTTAAGATTATGTCATTATTTAATACCCATTATGGTTTATCCCTGCACCGCTAAGGCAACATCAGTAGAGACGTTTTTTCTTACGGGCACCACCCTGCTTGGAGGGGACCGGGAGAATCGTTTCATCTCCTCCGACAGCTCCAGCTATCCAGCCTTCAGCGCGCGCACGCCCATGACAAAATGAGTGCCTCGGACCGCTAACAGCACAACCTCAGCACTTGGTTTGTCTCTGCAATTGGATAGATTTCAATCTGGACCAGGTGTTCTCAGTAATAGGCTACTACACTACATGGCTCCTTAGGGCGGAGTGGATTCAACCCATGTGAAGTTACTATTTTTCAGACATTCTTTTTCATCAGCAAGACCAATTCCTCGTGTTCAAAGGAAGTTAGAGATTACAACGCCGGCGATAACGATACATTTCCCTTTGGACTTTGGAAGTTGTTGGGGGGAGTTTTTTTATTTAACATATTGTAGATATTTTGAAATTGATGTAGAGTATTATCTCTATTCATTTTGCTCTGGCAAACAGCAGCAAGACAGCTGATGTTCCGTTTGTCAGTGTTTCTATGTTATCTGGCCGCGGTGATTCTCATGAACCTCAGTCATTTCCCTCGGCAATGTTCTTCTCCCAGGGCCAATTATTGCTGAGCAACTGATGCAGGCTGGTAAGGTGCAAGCCTTTGATGCGTCCGTATATTTTGTTGTACTCTCAGAACACAGATTTTTCAACTGCACAGCTCTGTCAATTGTACATTTTGACAGCGGTCTCTTGGACATCCTCCACTAGGCTATTATTCGACGACCACTAGGACTGGTAGGTGAATGACTGGCTTTATAAGGCTTCTTTATCAAAATCTACGTTCAGTTTCAAAAAAAAAATTTAACACGAAGATACCTTGTTTAATTTCAAGTAAACATTGAGAGCAACTTTTGGACTTCAATCCACCATCTAAAATTCGGTGGAGTTTTTAGTCATTCATGACGGAAACAATGGCATTGAGTGGAAACTGTAGgactaaccctactaaccctactaaccctacGTCAAAAGAACAAGGATCTGTTCAGAATAGTTTCCCAGATGTTGTAGAATTAAATGTCGGGGGACAGGTGTATTACACGCGTCATGCAACGTTAGTAAGCACCCCAAATTCCTTGCTGGGCAAAATATTCTCACCTAAGAAGGATGCCACTAATGATTTGGCGCGGGACCCTAAGGGACGTTATTTTATCGACAGAGATGGATTTCTATTTCGATATGTGTTGGACTACCTCAGAGACAAACAAGTTGTGCTGCCCGACCATTTTCCAGAGAAGGGGAGGCTCAGGAAAGAGGCGGAGTACTTCCAGTTGCCAGACTTGGTCAAACTATTGACGCCGGAAGATTTAAAACACAGCCCAGACGAATACTTCCACAGTGATTTTGAAGATGGTTCTCAAGGCAGCGACCACAAGATGTGTCCGCCGTCGTCACTCGTTCCGGCAGACAGAAAAAGTGGATTTATTACGGTTGGGTACAGGGGCTCTTGTACAATAGGCAGAGAGAGTCAAACCGACTCCAAATTCAGAAGGGTCCCGCGGATTTTGATTTGTGGGAGGGTTGCGTTAGCCAAGGAAGTTTTTGGGGAGACCTTGAACGAGAGTCGAGATCCGGACAGGACACCGGATCGATATACTTCCAGGTTTTACCTGAAGTTCAAACACCTTGAGAGATCATTTGACATGCTGTCCGAGTGTGGTTTCCAGATGGTTGCTTGTAACTCTTCAGTCACAGCGTCATCCGTGAATCAACACACAGAAGACAAGATCTGGTCAAGTTACACTGAATACATCTTCTATCGTAAGTGGCTTTCGTTTTTACCAGGTGTCAGTTTAACTACACTCCCCATGTCAAATAGTCCTCCAAGTCACCACTAGAAGGCACACTTGCTTCACACGTTTCCCTCAGGCATTCTGCTTTTGAAGTAGCTCTGAGAGTGGTCACACACGCACAAGAACATGATGCACAGAGATAGTCACTCAGTCCCCGGCTGTGAGTGCCAGTGATCAATGCTTGCCAAACTGTGTATCTTATGTGGAAATGGTATGTTCCAATCCACCCTGTAAAAAGACAACTGAAAACAGCCTTCTACAAGTTGAGCAACATCATGTGTAATTGTGATTACTAGTATGTGTTGAGGACAGTCTGTCTGCCCACTCTGGATCTAATCTAAATCGATTTCACTCCTTTTAATTGGTTTATATGAGCTCCCTCTTAGTGCTCTGTTGAATTCCCCCATGGGCCTAAACCCATTTGTTCCCAGAATTCCTACCTGGAAGTGCTATTCATCTTCCATACTGAGTGTGCTGCAGcctctcttcatttctctccaAGCCATCATTTGGAGGCAGGGTAGGATGATGGCTTTTATAATGGCTCTCATAATATTTTATGGTGCAACAAAATA
Encoded here:
- the LOC123994998 gene encoding BTB/POZ domain-containing protein KCTD16-like isoform X1, whose amino-acid sequence is MTETMALSGNCRTNPTNPTNPTSKEQGSVQNSFPDVVELNVGGQVYYTRHATLVSTPNSLLGKIFSPKKDATNDLARDPKGRYFIDRDGFLFRYVLDYLRDKQVVLPDHFPEKGRLRKEAEYFQLPDLVKLLTPEDLKHSPDEYFHSDFEDGSQGSDHKMCPPSSLVPADRKSGFITVGYRGSCTIGRESQTDSKFRRVPRILICGRVALAKEVFGETLNESRDPDRTPDRYTSRFYLKFKHLERSFDMLSECGFQMVACNSSVTASSVNQHTEDKIWSSYTEYIFYRGTSRPCGPCLTVFSSVFPPCDCCCKNHKGDGESGTSFNELSTSSSESQSEASSPQDTVICGPVNRQSHSHVQTLDRPLKKGPVQMLQQSEQRRKSDLLRTLTTSSRDTSTCKKRPAKEKMTIEEELEKCIQDFRKIKIPERFPERKYMWQAELLRKYRL
- the LOC123994998 gene encoding BTB/POZ domain-containing protein KCTD16-like isoform X2, encoding MTETMALSGNCRTNPTNPTNPTSKEQGSVQNSFPDVVELNVGGQVYYTRHATLVSTPNSLLGKIFSPKKDATNDLARDPKGRYFIDRDGFLFRYVLDYLRDKQVVLPDHFPEKGRLRKEAEYFQLPDLVKLLTPEDLKHSPDEYFHSDFEDGSQGSDHKMCPPSSLVPADRKSGFITVGYRGSCTIGRESQTDSKFRRVPRILICGRVALAKEVFGETLNESRDPDRTPDRYTSRFYLKFKHLERSFDMLSECGFQMVACNSSVTASSVNQHTEDKIWSSYTEYIFYRKPARWPPSHCDCCCKNHKGDGESGTSFNELSTSSSESQSEASSPQDTVICGPVNRQSHSHVQTLDRPLKKGPVQMLQQSEQRRKSDLLRTLTTSSRDTSTCKKRPAKEKMTIEEELEKCIQDFRKIKIPERFPERKYMWQAELLRKYRL